One genomic region from Podarcis raffonei isolate rPodRaf1 chromosome Z, rPodRaf1.pri, whole genome shotgun sequence encodes:
- the GPR119 gene encoding glucose-dependent insulinotropic receptor, protein MGNVGFGVLLAILASLILVMNALVVVALVRLISKGGCLGLCFVLNLAVADFLVGFTITSLITEELSSSEYQTPRKHCLLRMACITCPSAASIFTVILVTFDRYLAVKHPFQYFKIMRSPVVGACITGLWLLACLVGFLPVMAHSFQADGYTGLCTFFRVFQPTYMLTFFCVAFFPAFFVFIYFHCHLLKIASLHAQQIREREHIGLEAACRVPQPSSDTKALRTITILVGCFVLSWSPFFVGSIVQVACQHCSLQRLLEKYLWVMGLCNSLANPLVYAYWQKEVRLQIYQMCLCMRSRVFPLFRADSRPPIPSRVVASVPAISLAQLEE, encoded by the coding sequence ATGGGAAATGTTGGGTTTGGGGTATTACTTGCGATCCTGGCCTCCCTCATCCTAGTGATGAATGCTCTGGTGGTTGTCGCACTGGTACGGCTGATCTCGAAAGGGGGCTGCCTTGGGCTGTGCTTTGTTTTAAATCTGGCTGTTGCTGACTTCTTGGTTGGATTTACCATCACAAGTCTGATCACAGAGGAGCTGTCCAGCTCTGAGTACCAGACGCCCCGAAAGCACTGCCTCCTGAGAATGGCCTGCATCACCTGCCCCTCAGCTGCCTCCATCTTCACTGTTATTCTGGTCACCTTTGACAGGTACTTGGCTGTTAAGCACCCTTTCCAATACTTTAAAATCATGCGGAGCCCAGTTGTTGGGGCTTGCATCACAGGGCTCTGGCTCTTAGCCTGCTTGGTTGGCTTCCTCCCTGTGATGGCTCACAGCTTCCAGGCAGACGGCTACACAGGGCTCTGCACCTTCTTCAGAGTCTTCCAGCCCACCTACATGCTCACTTTCTTCTGCGTGGCTTTCTTCCCAGCTTTCTTTGTTTTCATCTACTTCCACTGCCACCTGCTGAAGATCGCCTCCCTCCACGCCCAGCAGATTCGAGAACGGGAACACATTGGACTGGAGGCAGCCTGCCGAGTCCCTCAGCCCTCCAGCGACACAAAGGCTTTGCGCACCATCACCATCCTGGTGGGGTGTTTTGTGCTCTCCTGGTCACCCTTCTTTGTCGGGAGCATCGTGCAGGTTGCATGCCAGCACTGTTCCCTGCAGCGCCTCCTAGAGAAGTACCTCTGGGTGATGGGCTTATGCAACTCTTTGGCCAACCCCTTGGTCTATGCCTATTGGCAGAAGGAAGTGCGCCTTCAAATCTATCAAATGTGCTTGTGCATGCGAAGCAGGGTCTTTCCCTTGTTTCGTGCTGACAGCCGTCCTCCTATTCCTAGCAGGGTTGTGGCTTCAGTGCCTGCCATCTCGCTAGCTCAGCTTGAGGAGTGA